The stretch of DNA ACGTGCACCCGTTCAGGCCGGATGGACAGCAAGGTCCGCGCGCCGGTCTCGTGGACTGCCACAGGGGCCGCGAGCACCAGCCCATTTGAGCCGTCTAGCGCAACAGTGACCTTGCCGCTCACTGTGCCACGTATCTCGCCGGCCAGCCTGTTGCTCTCGCCAATGAAGGACGCCACAAAACTGTTCTGTGGTTCTTCATAGAGGCGGGCAGGCGGGTCGACCTGCTGAATGACCCCGTCATTGAAGACGGCGATGCGGTCAGACATTGTCAGCGCTTCGCCCTGATCATGGGTCACGTAAACGATGGTGATGCCGAGGTTCTCATGCAGCCGCTTGATCTCCAGCTGCATCTGCTCGCGCAACATGCGGTCAAGCGCGCCCAGAGGTTCATCCATCAGCACAAGCTTGGGTTCAAACACCAGCGCGCGCGCGACGGCAACACGCTGTTGTTGACCACCTGACAGCTGCGCGGGCATGCGACTGCCAAAGTCTTCCAGCTCCACCATGTCCAGGGCATCAGCAATCTTTGTTGCAATCACACCGGGCGCCATGCCGCGCACCTTAAGGGGGAAAGCAAGATTTTCTGCGACCGACATATGGGGAAACAGCGCGTAGTTCTGAAACACCATGCCGATGTCGCGCTTGTGCGGCGGCAGCGTGGTGATGGGGTCGCCATCCAGAAGAATGTCGCCGCCCGTGGGCATTTCAAAGCCAGCTAGCATCATCAGGCAGGTT from Pyruvatibacter sp. HU-CL02332 encodes:
- a CDS encoding ABC transporter ATP-binding protein, with product MDTQTLPETATPDARADGSTADPLVRFRGVQKTYDGETLVVKGLDLDIARGEFLTLLGPSGSGKTTCLMMLAGFEMPTGGDILLDGDPITTLPPHKRDIGMVFQNYALFPHMSVAENLAFPLKVRGMAPGVIATKIADALDMVELEDFGSRMPAQLSGGQQQRVAVARALVFEPKLVLMDEPLGALDRMLREQMQLEIKRLHENLGITIVYVTHDQGEALTMSDRIAVFNDGVIQQVDPPARLYEEPQNSFVASFIGESNRLAGEIRGTVSGKVTVALDGSNGLVLAAPVAVHETGARTLLSIRPERVHVLSADDTASFDNVFEGTVRELIYLGDHVRARLTLGGNDDFVVKVPNMAGSASLARGDKVRVGWSADDAHALDYMEFETDGPRAAA